The region TAAAAAATATATCCAATAGAAATTCCTGTACGAAAAGACGGTAAAATAAATGTAGCTACTCCTTTAATGTAATCGTAGGCGGCTTCTGTTTTCACTCTTTTGTTAAAAATGGGCATATCGGCAATTTCAATATCAATGTCTTTTTTTAGTTGTAAATAATCTATTCCGCTTTCGTCAGAATTATACATTAAACTAAAGGAGTTGTAATTTACACCTATTCCAAGTATATACCAATCTATTGAAATAACTTCTTTAATTGTTCCTTGTATTCCAAATTGAACTCCACCTCCAATAGTGGAATATGTGCCTTGTACTCTTGTTTCTATATTGTCATAAGTGTTGTTAAATTTAATAGAATAATTTCTGTATCTAAGGAATGGTGCAATATAAAAGCCTGATAGGTCGTCTTTTTTTTCAAGATAAAATCTGAACTCTGGTAAAATTGAGAATCCTGTCAATATATTTTTAATTTCCAAATCATCAACAACAGGATTGCTTATAAACATATTTGGGATTTTTCGGGGAATAAAAAATCCTGCATTTATGGCAAATGATGTCCTATCTGTTATTTCTCTTTCGTAATTTAAACTAATGTTTGTTAAAAATAGTTCACTAATATGTAGCTTAATAATATTTTCTTGGGCATAAATTTTTGCTACAAAAATATTGAGAAGGAGAATTGAGACTATAATTATTTTCTTCATATTCGTTTAAAGAATGTTTAACTGGTATTATTTGAAAACACAAAGCTATAATTTATACCGAAAGCTTATCATGTAACAGAAAATAAATTTTCTTAAAATATATTCATTATTGATTAATATTATTTAATGTTGCAATCAAACCAGTATTCCTTTCTTTAATTTGCTTTAATTTTTTGTTTTTTTTGCAAAAAAAAAGCTCTGTATTATTTAAAACACAGAGCTTTTATGAGAGAAATATTTTAATATTTTTTATCTTCTATGGTATCCTTGGCAATTATCTTGATTCATTCCTTTTCTTGGACCCATGCCATGTTTTTGTCCTTTTCTGTGAGATGAATGCATGTTAAAATAAACTTTTTGCTCATCAGTAAGAATATTCCTGATTTCGTTTTTGTGAGAAATCCTGTTTTTCATCATTTGCTTTCTCAAGTCAGAAATGTCGTCAACTATTTTGTCAATGGCTGTGTTATCCATTTTATCCTGAGTAATCAAAGTGGTTAGTTTTGCATTTTTTTCTCTAAGTTGATTTCTAATTGGAAGAATTTTTTTCATGTGC is a window of Bacteroidota bacterium DNA encoding:
- a CDS encoding DUF3575 domain-containing protein; translation: MKKIIIVSILLLNIFVAKIYAQENIIKLHISELFLTNISLNYEREITDRTSFAINAGFFIPRKIPNMFISNPVVDDLEIKNILTGFSILPEFRFYLEKKDDLSGFYIAPFLRYRNYSIKFNNTYDNIETRVQGTYSTIGGGVQFGIQGTIKEVISIDWYILGIGVNYNSFSLMYNSDESGIDYLQLKKDIDIEIADMPIFNKRVKTEAAYDYIKGVATFILPSFRTGISIGYIF
- a CDS encoding Spy/CpxP family protein refolding chaperone, encoding MKNKNLKTISMILFTVFIASTFSTNAFAQRKLNKQTKSPQSQYREMNNDFNHSCNIPNLTDNQIESIKKLRTKHMKKILPIRNQLREKNAKLTTLITQDKMDNTAIDKIVDDISDLRKQMMKNRISHKNEIRNILTDEQKVYFNMHSSHRKGQKHGMGPRKGMNQDNCQGYHRR